The sequence AATGGCTAGCAGCTATGAAGCGAGATCCACCATATCCAGCAGACACGAATTTCGTTCTTTGTGGTATGCATTTCACGTCCGAATGTTTTCAACGCGATCTCAAGGTATTTCTTGCACTTCTTAAATTTTTCTTGACTTCTTTTCACATTATTTCTTTTGTAAATAAGCTTGTTGCGAAACTGTATTCACCTTCAATAATTTTCTGAACACCTGTCTTTTGATCTTTTTGTCCATAAATAACCAGGgggtaaaaatacatttttaaattttattatttaggcGGAGCTCTGTGGCTCTGTGAGAAAGTTTATATTATTACCAAACGCTATTCCATCGGTATTTTCATTCTCGAAACCGCTACCTGCAAAGCGTTCTGCATCCATTGCAAGaaacgaaagaaaaacaaaacgccAGGTAACCCAGCAGGCCAATCGtggttaaacatatttttacacgttttttataagaacatttaaattttaccTCAGTCtggttgttctttttttttacactttttcagcctcgaatgtcttttttatgtgctcttccaaaaaaatgatcagatttaaaaatcttggagttggaaaaaatatttgttcttttaaggaataaaaaatttcttaatgtGTTCATAACTTTAGATTGTGGATGAAGCTTGTACGGCAGAAGAAAACTCAGGTGGCCCGGAAGCACCTTCCCTAGAACTTGAGCCCCTTTTTAAGGATGCTATTACGCAAACTGTTGATGTCGTCATGATCAACAAAGAAGTTAGCTGTGCTACACCAATGCGAACAAAGAGCACTATGGTTCCTGCTGTGTTATGCAAATCAATGTCTACTCAGATGAGTCCAACTTTGTCTTCGACGAACACGCAAACTGTTATATTAACTCAATATGCTAGCGTTTCCACAGTCAACCTTATTGCGAAAGAGGGAGATGAAATTGGAGATTGCTCTTCATTTTGCGCAAGTGAAGTAGAAGATCGCGCTGATCCGGATGCATCTTTCAATGTCAGTAGCGATGTTGATACGGTCGATAGTAGTGCCGATACGGCTGATAGTGATGTTAATGAGCAAGATGTCGATGTTAGGGAAGGTACGCAGTCGATTGCACCTTCAACAATGTTTCTAGTGTACTTTGAAATGCTTAAGTCGCTCTTCAAATTCTGCTTTGAATGCGGTGAGAAAGCTACTATCAAAAAACATATAACTAAGGGTAGTATGCTTATTGTGAAATTGGTTTGCGCCGGTAACCACGAAGTGACTTGGAGATCACAACCTTACTTAAATCGAATTGCGGAAGGAACGGTAAGGCTGTCTGCTGGAATATTGTTCAACGGATTAACATTTCAAGGTGTGAAAGAAGCATTTGAAACTGCCAATGTTAACTTTATAAGTAGGTCGCAGTTCCATGAACTTCAGCGAAGATTTTTATTCCCAGCCATAAATAGCATTTTTACGCATTATCAGGAAGCCACACTTGTTAGACTCGTTGCGCTTGAGGGTGTCGATTTAATTGGAGATGGTCGCTGTGACTCACCTGGATTTAGTGCTAAATATGGTACATACAGCCTCATGGACGCCATGACAAATGAGGTGgtgaacttttttatttcacacGTTCGTTTAGCAGGAAACTCGGCACGCATGGAAAAACATGGACTTGCTGAGTGCTTGGAATTTATCGACGAAGCTGGCGTAATAGTGGACACACTAGTTACCGACAGACATAGCCAGATACGAAAGTTTATGCGCACCGAACATGAACATATATCGCACCAGTTTGATGTGTGGCACatgacaaaaaatatcaaaaaaaagattttgaaagttgcaaaaaaaaagaGCTGTCGTGACTTGAATGACTGGATGAAGTCTATCATAAACCACTTCTGGTGGGCTTGTTCGACTTGCGAAGGAGATCCAATATTATTGAAGGAAAAGTGGCAGAGTTTACTCTGTCATATCCGTGGGGTACATTATTGGGTAAATAATACGCTATATCATAAATGTGCTCATGAAGAACTTACCCTGCTACAACAAGCTCAGAAGAAGTGGTTAACTGAAGAAAGCCCTGCTTACATCGCCCTGGAGAAAATTGTTAATGAAAAACAGCTACTAAACGATTTAAAACACGTAGCTGATTTCAAGCACACTGGACAGCTCGAGGTTTACCATTCCCTGTTGAATAAGTACTGTCCCAAACGCTTAGCATTCTCGTACGCTGGGATGGTTGCTAGGACGCAACTAGCTGTGCTTGACCACAACTCGGGTGTAGAACGACAACAAGCCACTACATCCGATGGGAGGTTGAAGTTCAAAGTTTCTTTCACCAAAATTACGAAGGAGTGGGTGGCAAAAAAAGTAATGGATccgaaagaaaagaaataccaAGAGGACTTGATGAAGGAAGTGTTTGATTTGGTTCAAAAAATCAAAGCTCCTATATTTTTTAAGTTGCCTGAAACACCCAGAAATATTGCATTAAAAATAAACCCTGGGAAGGAAGTTGTTGTCTCGAATATGCGTTCAAGATTTACCTAAAAGTAACCCCCAGGTTTATAAATGATATTTAGCATTACATCAAGAAACGCTTATTTTACAATTCCGGGGgacatttgttatattttaaaaacatatattgtaaaaatttcatTCATCATCTTTACAATTATACATGTTCTTATACATTTTATGTGTCCAAATCCATTCCTGATTCTGTGTATGGCACGTATACCCCATCGGGCTGCGGGTATTCATTACGGATTACCCACACAACACATGATGGTATAGGCTTTCGATAACCTATGCCCAGTCTTCCATACACCCACCATATATATTGTTTATAAGCAGCAAACCGATATGATCTGTTGCAAAGTTTATGACGAATCCCTCTCATGTTGTGAATAGCACCTAGTGCTGTCCGTAACACGGGTTCCGGCAAACAAACCATTTTGAATTCATCCGAATTTGTAACACACGTATGACCTaagcgaaaaaagaaaaaagatcttTAAAAAGGCGTACCCCCGTGTGTAAATAAACAACGTTTAGCTTTCTAAAACTTTGTTGTGACAGAACAGAAAGTGATTGATGTAGCAAACAAGGAAGTAAAATACACGATAAGAAGATATTTTAATCAACAGAAACCTTGAAAATGACCGTCCGGAATATCATTATTATCACGACAACATAAACTTTCCGTTTCAGTGACCATAATTTTACACTTTTTGCACTGGCACCACTCAACATTTCCAACACGATTTCCAGCTTCAACATTGCAGTTTTTAGCACCAACGTTGTTTCCTAAAGCTTCTAAAGCTGCAGCCACTTCACTTTGACTCCGTTCCGGTTCGAACATGAAAGGAGATAAACCAAACTCTTCATCTTCATTAAATTCAACATCGCTTACATCAGAAGAGGAAGATGACATAACTACTTCAAGATAAGTTTACTACTGCAAGAAAGTAACGCGCCGAATGTTGTTGTCACGAATGACGTCAGAAGAATATTAGTGTCCAGACTACTCGTTGCGGAAATATATCATGAAGTGAAAGTAGAAATGATATGAGGCAAAATTGCTTTTTTCATGACTTTTAGAACTTTTtagctgaaaaattttttttggctgtTATACAGACATGTAATattgtgattttaaaaattttgaaaatttaccgGACTTCCCCTTTAATACTTCCATTCAAAAAGGTTGTATGAAAAAAGTTCCGGGTTGCTGGGAACACATGTCTACTGTTTGGTCCACACTTAAAAATGCGAAGGCACAACATTCTTCACTTTCAAACATATAGCTTGATATTGCTAATGCGTACCCTTCAGTTCCGCACAAGCTGATTTTTATGGCTCTCAGACGCTATGGTGTACCAGAATCATGGATAAGGCTCATACAGCTATACTACGACAGCTTGTGGAGTAAGTCTTTTCCCGCTTCTGCTCCTTCCAGTTGGCATCAACACTGTAGGGGAATTGTTATCGGCTGTACACTTTCCATTATACTATTTCTTGCAGCTATAAACGTTATTATTGAGTATGTGTGTGTTACCCCTAGCCTTATTGATACTGaaggtaataaaaacaaaatccaaaACCAACCcccaataaaagcttttatggatGATATGTTCTTAATGTCCACGTCAATTCCAAGtactcaaaatttattaaacaggtgTACAACAGCTCTTGATTGGGTAGGCATGTCGTTTAGGCTTTCCAAATCACGCAGCATTGTTATTGATAAAGGAAGATTCGTCCAAAGTTCACCGTTTACAGTTGGCAGCGAAAAAATTCCATCTATTCATTCTAATCCAATTAGGTTTTTAGGCAGAACAATAAACTCATTCTTGTCTGATTCAG is a genomic window of Hydractinia symbiolongicarpus strain clone_291-10 chromosome 14, HSymV2.1, whole genome shotgun sequence containing:
- the LOC130625257 gene encoding P2X purinoceptor 7-like, encoding MSSSSSDVSDVEFNEDEEFGLSPFMFEPERSQSEVAAALEALGNNVGAKNCNVEAGNRVGNVEWCQCKKCKIMVTETESLCCRDNNDIPDGHFQGHTCVTNSDEFKMVCLPEPVLRTALGAIHNMRGIRHKLCNRSYRFAAYKQYIWWVYGRLGIGYRKPIPSCVVWVIRNEYPQPDGVYVPYTESGMDLDT
- the LOC130625380 gene encoding uncharacterized protein LOC130625380 gives rise to the protein MVTCGALNCGNSSTKKSVADVKGWHNVPTEKENKQRRKKWLAAMKRDPPYPADTNFVLCGMHFTSECFQRDLKAELCGSVRKFILLPNAIPSVFSFSKPLPAKRSASIARNERKTKRQIVDEACTAEENSGGPEAPSLELEPLFKDAITQTVDVVMINKEVSCATPMRTKSTMVPAVLCKSMSTQMSPTLSSTNTQTVILTQYASVSTVNLIAKEGDEIGDCSSFCASEVEDRADPDASFNVSSDVDTVDSSADTADSDVNEQDVDVREGTQSIAPSTMFLVYFEMLKSLFKFCFECGEKATIKKHITKGSMLIVKLVCAGNHEVTWRSQPYLNRIAEGTVRLSAGILFNGLTFQGVKEAFETANVNFISRSQFHELQRRFLFPAINSIFTHYQEATLVRLVALEGVDLIGDGRCDSPGFSAKYGTYSLMDAMTNEVVNFFISHVRLAGNSARMEKHGLAECLEFIDEAGVIVDTLVTDRHSQIRKFMRTEHEHISHQFDVWHMTKNIKKKILKVAKKKSCRDLNDWMKSIINHFWWACSTCEGDPILLKEKWQSLLCHIRGVHYWVNNTLYHKCAHEELTLLQQAQKKWLTEESPAYIALEKIVNEKQLLNDLKHVADFKHTGQLEVYHSLLNKYCPKRLAFSYAGMVARTQLAVLDHNSGVERQQATTSDGRLKFKVSFTKITKEWVAKKVMDPKEKKYQEDLMKEVFDLVQKIKAPIFFKLPETPRNIALKINPGKEVVVSNMRSRFT